Genomic segment of Lepus europaeus isolate LE1 chromosome 6, mLepTim1.pri, whole genome shotgun sequence:
CTGGGGATaactcagaaacaaatccacaacTACTGGCCCAGAGACTTACATTTCAGTTGAGAGAATGGAGCCATCTTCCCACTGCCACGATCCATTTGCTGGGATTTGCACTAGTCCCATCCAATGATATGACttgatcaattttaaaaaatcctatttgAAACCACAAATAACCTACAAGTTAAATCAGTGCTCAGAATGTTAGTAAACACAAGGCCACACCATTTAATCAATTTTATTGCTCCTGGGAAAAATGTATTCTGTCTCTAGTTACCGTAAGTGACTCATACACCAGCATCTATGATTTCtgtgctttcttattttttttttgacagtcagagtggacagtgagagagagagacagagagaaaggtcttcctttgccgttggttcaccctccaatggccgctgcggctggcgcaccacgctgatccgaaggcaggagccaggtgcttctcctggtctcccatggggtgcagggtccaagcacttgggccatcttccactgcactccctggccttcTCATTTTTAATGCAGAAATATTTGGGTGTTACATTAAAATATCTAAATCTGAGTGTCATTCATATGTTCCAGACTCATATTCCAATGATTACCTTATATGTTAAGATTAAATATAGGAAAGGGAATTAAATACTCAACCTGGTCCACTCTACTGTATATCTTCAGAAGGCTGGAATTTTGATATATACAAGAAGCTTGGCTCTGGTACCAGCTTTTGCGCTCATTAGAAAACCAGTAGCAACTATTTCTATAATATATCCAGTCTTTAGAACATGGGCCACAGTAACTTTCTAGGAGAGAATATATTATTGATTTTACACATATGAACATTATAGCAGGTTTTTGTCTAGACAAAGTAAATATCATCCTCATTCCAATTCTAAAATTCCAAGTAATTAAACCATTATGGTCTTATACAGGGATATATGTGTACAGACACATTCATAGACAGGGAGATGTCAAAACTAAATATCATCTACTTTTTACAAGTGCTCCTCAGtgtttaaaaaacagttaaatatGGACAAGAGTCATGTTTTTTCAGCTTCCCTGTTTATTGCCAATGGGTACACACATCATAGCACATGTACAGTCATGTGTTGCTTAAAAGTGGAAACaagttctgagaaatgtgtcctTAGGCAATTTTTTCACTGTGTTAACATTGCATAGCATTAACATTTGTGCCAGTATATTATACACTTAAGGCAAACTCACAGTCAGTATGGCTAGGGTCATGATGGACAAAACAAcccaagattaaatcaagcacAAGAGAAAATGATGCAATCAAGAGATGCATTAAACATGTGAGTATAAGGCTGCTGCTGGTGTAACGTAGCAAGCTCTGCAGTAATCTATTTTTTCATGTAAGAACAAGTGTTCTTTAAAGTACTGATTAAAAGAATAATAAGCTGACAAGCAACATAGTCATTTAGTGTCAGTATCAGGTATTATACACTGCACATAACATATGTGCTACACATTTGTATAACTGGCAGCACAGCAGGTGTTCTTACAGCAGCAGAACCACAATCTGGTTAATGTAGTGCCAGACATTATGAAGGCTGTGACATCACAGGTGATatagatctttcatttctgtAGTAGGTTTTTGGGACTATCATGGTATACACACTCTGTCATTGGCTGAAACACATTTATGCTGCACAGGACTTTCAATGTATACAAGAGTGCTTCAAAATATCACTTCAAAATAATCACTTACCATTTGAAGAAATTGGAACTTCTTTGTTCAAAAAttctattaagaaaaatataatcatTAAAAAGGTTTGTGTTGTTTGCAACTCATAAGCCAAGCAAAAATAGCTTATACATGTCTAGACTAATAGGGAGAATATAAGGACACATTCAACATTGttagtttttctgtttctgactTCTGATTAAGGGAATGCATTACAGGTGTTATATCAACAATACGGTACTATATATCTGTCACTTACCACTCATGAATATAGCACTCCATATTGTTACCATTACAATGAAACGGATCCCCATGGCTACAGCAACGAAACGGGCCAAAAAAATTGCAGGTACTGTCaaagaaaaacagcaagaaaaagaTCATAAAGAGAAAGATAAACAATCCAGGCATCCTTGTGTTTAACATAAGCACTGGGGTGTTTTATATGAGGAGAAAATGTAAGTATTTCTGCTTTTTCTCAGAAAAGGTAACATAGGTATCTgtaactgattaaaaaaataaaagtcgaAGATGTAGCATATCTTCCTGAGCTTCTCCAAGTCACTCCAGAGAATAAATCACcttcatcatttaaaaatttttacgtTGACACGATAATAAATACAGACAGCCCCTCTgagccacattttaaaaatatgttttcaagaGATCATATAAATTATCTGTGGATTGGTTTTCATTTAATACAATAACCCAGTCATTATTTCCAGGCATAAATAACTACAGTGTATTTTATCCAGAAAAATCTAATTATTGATAGACATAATATTTCCAACGAATTTTTAAGTTGTTAGTTTTTGCTGTTAGAAATAATGGTATATTTCATACATATTTGTgcatagttttgaattttttgtttcaaagatttatttatttgaaagtcagggtgactgagagagagagggagagagagagagaaaagagagagaaaagagagagagagggagagagagaatcttctatgtgctggttcatcccccaaatggcagcaatggtcaaggctgggcaaggctgaagccaggagtaagaactccacctgggactCCCTAAGGATAAATGTCCCAGTACTTGGGTTgtcttttcttgctttcttaggtgcgttatcagggaggtggatcaaaagtagggcagctggaactcaagctgatgcccatatgagatgctggtgttgcaggtggtgacttaacccactatgtcatgaCTCTGGGCTCTTATGGGTTCTCTTTTAGAAGGAATCTCCATTGTGGTAGTTGCTAGGTGAAGGGCAGGTGCCTTTAAAACTTGTGTAATGACTGACAATTTCAATCTGAAGAGGTCATACAAATTTACATAATGCCAAAATAAATGTTTGAGCCTGTTTGGTCGCATCTTCCTTAGTAGTAAATATTACCCATACTTTTAAAGTATAAATTTGATggcaatgtttttaattttaatttcatttatctgtTATGAATAATAGTGAgcctattttactttatttaaattgtttttgtttaattCTCTCAgacttttcttgattttattaaaCCACTTTTCCATTCATTATATACACTTTCCCTAGCTTTACATAATGTTTGAATATTTAATGATGCCTACATTAATatagcaaatttatttttcatagtacTTTGAGTTATTACAATATATTTGTACCTAAGAAATTTTAAAGTGAACTTTTCAAGAACCTGACCCCTTCTGAAATATGGTACATTAGTCTCTAACAGAGTCACATTAAACTCTGAGATATTCAGAGATAATTCATGCCtataaaatggttttttttttttttttttttttgacaggcagagtggacagtgagagaaagagaaagagagaaaggtcttcctttaccgttggttcaccctccaatggccactgcggccggcatgccgcgctgatcctaagccaggagccaagtgcttcttcctggtctcccatgtgggtgcagggcccaaacacttgggccatcctccactgcctttccgggccatagcagagagctggcatggaaaaggggtaaccaggacagaatccggcaccccgactgggactagaacccagggtgctggcggcgcaggcagaggattagcctattgagccgcggcgccggccaaaatatttttttatacagaataatttcatcatttttgttACCTAATCGTAGTATGCATTCCAATATTCTATTAGAGTGAATGCCTTTGATTTCCTCATGAAGCTCAAATAAACTGAATAATTGTCACAGATTTAGTCTTACAGTTTCCAAATTTCGCCTCAGCACACTGAGAGAAGACAGGCGGAACACAGGACTCACAGTTTTCTCTCCATTTGCTTGTGATCGGTGTAGATCTTCGCTTTTGCCGTCGTTTAGAAGTATCACGTTTTGCCAGATAAAAATCACAACTATGGTGTTCACTCATCTCTGGAGACAAACAATTCAAGACAATACAAGTGATAAGCTTTCTGTCATGTGgagtacagattttaaaaattcaacatgaCATTTCCACGGATCTACACCTCAGGAATGGACGGTTTAAAGCATAACATGGCTGtacttttgttttatatttcttcattattATGTTTGtgcattttatgtaaataaaatgatatttttcataGTAAGCTATTCTTAGAAAATCCTCAGTTAATTCATAACTTagagtatgaaaaaaaatctaacattaaAATACGGACATGATATAGTGAGAAAATTTAACTTTTGCATTTTAGTTtcctaacttaaaaaataaaaagcatagcaaaaggaaaagaatatatGTTTACCACTTAATATGTACATttgaaatgcaataaaatataataaatctagTGCAATAGTGTCAATCTTGTAGTGAATATTAGGTGAGCATTAATGTACCGTAGTCTTTATATAGTGAAAGACATATAAaggttttaagataaaataatacataatcTTGCCTTTGaacaaaacaagtaaaaataatttcactttcttcttaaaatattaatcatttaaGTCTTTTAGTAATGATAATACTACTACATTTTAGAcctaaaatttaaacattttagtaCATATAGCATGTAATTCAATTATTAACTACATGAAGGGAAGAGAAGGtattttatggatgaagaaaTTGAATTTAAGAGACTGTCAAAATCATATGCTCATTAAACACAATGTTCCCAACCACAAGTCATTTCTTTGGATGAGAAATACTTTCAAATAGATGTCTTTTGACTTAATCTTACAGAAATCCACCAAGGTAAATATGACTTGTTTCATATTTCagataggaaaaataaaacaaaataataacaacaacaaaacagaaccCTAAAGGGCATGGAGGCTGTGGATTGTCTCTGTCTCAAAACTAGAGTGGTAAAAGTTtgattaaaatttgatttttctgaCTCCAAACCCTAatgttatttcattatttcaagTTACTTTAAATTCTGAGTGATTTCACACAGGTAGTTAATGaagtaaagggaaaaaaagtcttcaaagtgttaaagatttgatttgaaatataaaagaaacataACATGAAATGAACAGAAAGTGAAGCTTTCCTATGACTTATATAATCAAGCAAAAGTCCAGCTATCGTAAAATGATCCAGAAGCAAGACTTCACATTGATATAGAAAACACATACCCAAGCTACGATGAGACCTCTGGTCACGTATCAACCCCATCATATAATTATGAGTGTACTTCCACCCAAAGAAGAATCTACAGCCTTCAATTCACAAAGattttctgaataaaataaaatttgacattTATGTTTTGTGTTCTTGCGTGCTGAAGTATTTTCACTGGAcaagtaaaatatagaaaaatttccCCAAtgcaaatcttaaagaaaaaaatgaaaggatggaaagtctattccaatccagcttcctgctagtggcctgggagtggcagtggaggatggtccgggtgcttgggcccctgcacccatgtgtgagacccagaggagactcctggatcctggcttcagtctggtccagcccagtcattgtggccatttggagagcaaaccagtgaatggaagatctctctttctctctccctatctctatctctctgtaactctgcttgtcaaataaaatatttttaaaagagaaaatagaagcaTCTGGCCCTTTGGctaaaaagttaaacaaattaCATGTCACTAGGAATTACActtttattctttcagtttactttagcTCTTTTCCCCCTCTGAAAAAGATTCTTCTGATTGTTTGTCTTTTACTTCCTGTTTTCCTAACCACAGAAATAATATTTCTTACAGAGTGAGAAACAAAATTGAGGAAAAGTGGCATGAGATGATGGGTTGAACGGTGCCTAAGTTCAACATGGATATTCAGAGAGCATATTTAATGGCACACCTTTCACTGTAaagtttatattaattaaaagcaagttgtgaggccggcgccgtggcttaacaggctaatcctctgccttgcggcgccggcacaccgggttctagtcccggttcgggcgccggattctatcacggttgcccctcttccaggccagctctctgctatggcccgggaaggcagtggaggatggcccaagtgcttgggccctgcacccgcatgggagaccaggagaagcacctggctcctggcttcggatcagtgagatgcgccggccacagcggccattggagggtgaacaacggcaaaaaggaagacctttctctctgtctctctctctcactatccactctgcctgtcaaaaaagaaaaaaaaaaaaaaaaagcaagttgtcctttttgggaaaaaaaaaaaaaaaagaaagtctattcatagaaagataaaattatttctaaatttctctaagttgtaaaataattatgttattttaaaatgtcataaaaatatAATCAGTATGTTTAGTTCATTTGCATTAagatatttatagaaatatttcaCATTACTGAAATTGGATAATGACACacatattttttctgtttatacttattttttgataatctttgaaaactaaatttaagtataatatatgaattttgttgaatttcttcccAGTACATTCAAATTCAATCTCTGTTCATACTATcatcattaaaaattaatctcACAGTTGTTTATA
This window contains:
- the KLRK1 gene encoding NKG2-D type II integral membrane protein, yielding MSEHHSCDFYLAKRDTSKRRQKRRSTPITSKWRENLPAIFLARFVAVAMGIRFIVMVTIWSAIFMSEFLNKEVPISSNGNYCGPCSKDWIYYRNSCYWFSNERKSWYQSQASCIYQNSSLLKIYSRVDQDFLKLIKSYHWMGLVQIPANGSWQWEDGSILSTEILTIIEMQNGSCAVYGSSFKGYTEDCSTPNTYICMQRIAQGTNQPLHKSG